GGTCCTCTTTGGTGAAAAGGGCTCTGAGCCGCGTCGTCTTGTTTGGTGTCCTGTACCTGTTCAACCTTTACCACTACATTTCACTTTATCTGTGCTGTGCTTTGTATAGGACAGTTAGTCAACAGTTAGGACCGCAACCTAATTTTATTGAATTGATGGAATAAAGAATGTAAAACTTTATCGATgggtgtttatttttattttggttgacatgagagagcaaaagaagaagaactttTGTCTTGTCCTCAGAGAACTTGGAATGAATCGAAGAAGACGtcatttacagaaaaataaaacactgtgttcaAGATAGAAAATTCAATGAGGGATTTCGTCTAACATTCTGTTATTCTGACATCAATACAAtcgtaaaacacaaacaaccatcaGGATAATGTAACATCTCTCATCACTGTGAATTATCTATGTACAGTAGAGTCGACTCAGGATACAGATTGGATGTGTAAGTGTGAAAAATCTCATGATGCAGCCGTACAACATTGTGCTGTAGCAGTCTTATCTAAAATTCACAGATTCAAatgcaatacaaataaagtcCGTAACTGCATAAATCTATTTAACTGACAAACTGCTTTCACAGTTTTACAATAAATTTGACAATATTTTATATCAACaaagaacattttcaaaatcaAAAGTTATGCTTTAGATCGTAAATCATCTGTACTTAACACCATCCTGAACCAGGCCCAGAGAGTATAACGGGATATGCACGTGTCGTCTCTGCAAACATTGAGTCACATTAAAAACTTTTGAATCTCTTAAAATCACTGCAGGGATACCGGACTGCACCACACCGTGCTGGTGTTCCTGTTTTTGTGTCAAACCCCCATGTCATTATCAGCggatgtagaaaaaaaaaattcacattcatAGTTACTCATAATCTTACTTGATATTcagttaaaatacattttgcaataaaaaacaatgctgCATTAAGAAACATATAAAAATGTTGATACCTGACACACGTCTTCTTTAAAATACtactgaaatatgtttttttaacttgtgaTTAATGTGCAAAAGTCTTTTCAAATAAAGGGGATGGAAATATTGCAGCTCACTGcaacacattatttacattcatGTATTCTCTAACGAAAATTTGAGGTTAAAATATTCCTGGGATATTTCAAGAGAGTTCGAGCAAATCTGTCCTCATACTGGGATTGTTCTAACTGGgattttataaacattttaagtttaacCACACTTTGGTAGGATCATCTGATGAAATCAGTGGAATGGTTGAACTGTGCATGATGAGGTTAACTTCTACCCCAACTCATTGGATGGTTCTTTTAAACGTACAGATAAGGTCAATAAATACTTATATAAGAAGTTTCTCTGATGTGAATCATGATTGCAGTAATGATTGGCTTCAGTACTCTAATGATCGGCAGTGAACAGATGTACCTACTCTCTAATCCCATTCAGCAAATATGTGCCAGCATCTATTGCATTGTTGATCAACTCACATAGAAAGAACAGCTGGTAGCACGTCTCCGTGCAGTGCGACGTCCCATCCACACAGAGGCAGCACAGCACCACATGTAATCCATGACTGAAACTGAACTTAGGCGAGATCACTGGAGAAACCCTGGCCTCCGCTCAGCCACGTCCACTCACTCAACATCTGGGGCACAAACAAAGGGTTTTGACTTTAATAGTCATCCACATAATTCAGAGAAAACCAATGAAAGCTGTTTGACATCAAAACAAGATGAGAAAAAGAGctgagggaggcagggagatgtgtgtgtgtgtgtgtgtgagagcgtggACAAACCTCCAtactgttttctgtttcctgcatGGTGTCGTGCAGCAAACTCTGCAGTCGACTCTCAAAggttctgctctgctccaccAGAGACTCATCCCTGAAGACATAACCAGGGTTTGACTCATGAAGATGCTACTCACGATAACCCAAgagttcatcaagtgtttatgCTGTAAAGTCTCTGGTGATCATCAGTATACGAAGAAGACTCCCACAACTTTGACTCAAGTTGTGTTTAAAAGCTCAGAAATATGTAAAGAATTATCAAAGCTGTGCCAATATTTGAGTGGCTCAGTGAAATGTCAGGTaaagtttattttctgtagCTCATAATAATATATCAGAAAAACAAGTCTTATACCATGAATACATAACATCTTTTAAACCCCggtctgtaagtgtgtgtgtgtgtgtgtgagtacactCACAACTGCTGTAAACTTTGTTTGGGGGTCAGCAGAGGAGGCACCGACGAGGGCGTTCGTAATCCATCCGGACTCCCACTCACCGGGCTGCGAACTTTACTctacaaaagaaaacatgatgCGCTTTCTTAGTTAACACAGCACCTGCTTTATgtggaagacaaagagaaataCATTCTTGCGGTTACTGTATAGAATTGACTCAGCttttgtcatttgaatgtttgacATCTGGACTATTTTACATTGATGAGTCACGGAGCAGAAATAAACAAGGGTGTTCAATGGAAATGGGTAAATTCAATCTAATTTGAGTTTATTATAACTTGTCAGTATCGGTATACTTCCTGCAACCCTATGGTTATTATAACTTCCACTAAAGAGTCATAGAGCAGAATTATACAACAACTATACAGATTTGCAAAGAAGTTGGTTGAAAGATGTAACAAGGGCCAAGAAAGGACCCATCACATTTTGGCTttgatctggacaaaggggcggatccaccactttctttaacatggcaaGAAATGGCATTTTGAAATTTTCCCCAGTTCccaagggaataattcatgtgtTAGGCATAGTGTTTCAAAGGGGTGGAaaatttccggtaaatttctggaaactttgcggaaactttccatgggaagttaAGCTTGggaattttgtaaaaaaaatacacaaattaaacgctgagcaataaaaacatcattcaatactctgttttaaagatgtatggaaagcagcacacgctgcacgttgagtTTTCAACCCTCCACTCTGCATTCTTCCATcaaatgcacagataattcccagcatcctgcacactacagcaatgctattgaggcctgctgtagtgtgcaggactagtcaggtaagtttcgatgatattactggggaaaatatataagCATGCTGATtaaggattgttcatctgttcatctagcctatttctaagcatttatccatcaattgtaaaatactgtattgtatattgtaaaatacaaatgtttgactaactatttatatctctggcattgcattagtgtttttttacaagcttttttctcatcttattttacagaacaatgccacgtgcactatctcttCGTTTATATGCAATCAAGAAAGCAGCATGTCTGTAtgggtctgtatgtgtgtgtgtgtgtgtgtgtgtgtgtgtgtgtgtgtgtgtgtgtgtgtgtgtgtgtgtgtgtgtgtgtgtgtgtgtgtgtgtgtgagcagttcATGTGTCCTCACACAGGCGACTTTGAGCAGGTTCCACAGCTCCCTCTGTCGTTTCTCCTGCAGACTCATCAGGACCTGTTCGCTCTCGGCCATCTGCTGGACCACGCCCTCCACCTTCGGCAGCAGCTCCATCACCCGCTGACGACACACGGCGGTCTTACTGCCAAACACACGCACAGGGGTGTGGCCGCGGTGAACAGCGGCTCAATACGGAAGAAATGTACCTGTTCATCACGAGTTATTATGGATAACGTGAAAGCCGTTTTAAAACATCATTTAAAACCGCAGATGTGATGGTGTAATGTTGAATGAAATCTTTCATTAATAAAGGGTTGTGATTCTTTACACTAACAATCAAATCTCAAGTTGTAAACGTCAGTATGCTCTTAATTAAATGTTACAAATCTGTCACCTTTTGCACTTGGCCATCACAATACACTTATAAATATTAATCAGTGTGTTCCATTATTCAGCCGGAGCAGACCTCGTCTCAGGGCTGTGTCTACaccacacacatttataaatactTCACTCTCCTGTTTGTGAATATGTTATTAGTCACATCTCTGCTTTTGCTACTATGACCTTTTGAAGTATGTTCTTTCCCCAACACAATAACATAATTTATTGGTTATTCTGGATAAGGCGTACTAGATTTTTGTAGTTGCGGTACTGAGACCTGTTTTGTGTGATCTGGGGATTTTGTGTGCGAGTACCTGAGGTGTGTGTAGAAGTCCCTGAGCTTCTTCTGGTAGAACTGCACGGCCTGATCCACCAGGCGCACCACGTCATGACTGTCGCCTGGACACCGCTGGTCTGAAGGAAGGACAGGAAAAGGAAagacagaagaataaaaaaataaaaagaggttTATTTTCAAATGGAAACACCATAACGAGTGTTAGGTAAAAAGTGAGCGGAGGCATGAAAAGTCCAAACCTCTGGGTTTCTCTCTGAGTTTGCGGAACATGTCCATCGCCTTTCCCTCTCTGAGGATCACAGCAGGGACGTGAGCACGATGGAAGATCACAAAgcagttgttttctttgcttttacaGTTAAATTTGGTTCAGACTTACAATGTTTCCAGggcctctccactcctccacggCTGCCTCTGCACATCCACTatgtcctgctgcagctgcatcatctcttcctccaaTTCACTCACATTGgcctggatacacacacacggttttAGTCTTTTTACAGCACAAGTGAATAAAGCACCCACACAaccttgtacttctatcttagtgaggacctTCATTGACAtgatgcattccctagcccttTACCTTAACCTTTACCAtaacaactaaatgcctaaaccCAACCAAACCTAATCCTTACTCACAAAGCAAATCTTAACCTTTGAATAGcccattgaaaaagtgagggCTTCCCAAAATGTCCTAACTTTCTCATAATGTCCTCACGCCATAAGGTATATGCTTAAAATGTTCCTCACAAAGATGTAAGCACaagtacgtacacacacacacagacacacacacacacacagacacacacacacacacacacgcacacacacgcgcacgcgcacacgcacacgcacactcacactctaCCTGACCACAGCCGGCAGCAGTTTGCTCCATCTCCCTCCACACACAGAGGAGCTTCTCTGAGGCTGCAGATGTAAAAAGACCATCATTAGTCGGTGGTAAATTGAATTGTTTGACACATTCACGTGACTTTCTTCCTGGCTCTCCAGCTACCGACATTATTTTAAACGCAGTTGTAATGTAACTCCCTTCTATCTATTAAGATGATTTGGTTTATATTGGGGTATAATACCGATCCCAGTGGCTGTCTGCTCCTGGTATTTGTCCATGTCTATGTGAAGGCTGGTGGAGAAGAAGTCAAGCTTGGCCATGAGCCGCTGGTGCAGGGACACCATCTCATTCTTCTGTTTGGACAGAAAGGAGTTGTGCCTCAACAGGCTCATGCTGAAAGAACGTGGAgaagaaatgtgtttgttttttagccaACAGATCACACACGTGTCTGCTGTGTTTGAGAGTTGTGTGTATGTCCTACATGGCAGCTTTCTGCCCCTGCTGCAGTCTTTGCCAGTCTTCCTTCAGGGAGGAGATGGTCTGCCATGCCTGGCCACAAGTCCTCCTCAGAGGGCTGTAAGCCAGAGGGTGCATGGGATTAGATTCTatgaaaaagacagagacaaagaaacacacacacaaaagttagAGAGAGGCAACAGAGGTTTACTGTTATCTTATTTCAATCCAAAGTTTGTAGTCTGAATTTGCCTCAGAGAAAGGTCAGTTCTGGCAGATGAGACATATTATATAATATCTTTATATCAGTAGTGAATGTGGAGCAGATACAGTCAAACCTGTGCTGATTTTTGGCGATTTATAATATTGAACATAATTTATCCATATCcaaaacttttgtttttttatttgactaatTTATCAAACACCCAAATGCAAAACTTCTAAAAACTTAAAATGCCAATGTGTGTATACCACTGAAGAACATTCAAGTGaacaaaatgacacaaagatcTAATTAAGCatcacaaaacaagacattgtACTTTTTTAATATCCAACAAAAAAACTCACGGCAGAAGCGGATGTTTTCTGGGAGGGTGCGAGGAGTAAACTGAGGCTCGTAACTGCAAGAAGAGCGATCAAACAGGAAGACCAGGGGCAAGTCGGTCCGGCGCCCATCTATTTCCTACAgatacatatataaacacacataataATACTATGACTCCATTAtcacaatgtgtttttaaatattctgtGTGTACTGTGAATGTTAAATATTACTTTGTAGTCCACGGCACACTGCGTGGCCAGTCCATTAGGCTCCAAGACTAGTCccgcctccagcagcagctcctgattggctgcaggGATGTCAGTGTCTTCTTTTATTCTCAGCTGCAGGTCAGCCACAGTCTCATCGTCCGAGACCGAGTAGACCAGGATCTTAGCGGACATCATGTTCAGGACGTGAACCAGCTGAGGGAAACGAGAAGGACAACGCACATTAAGACAGTATAAGAACATGTGCTGTTCTGAGCTGTTGAatacatataaagatggacgacgtgaaaGCTCTCCAACAGTCAAGCAACCTTGatcgccatctggtggctggcagcagtataggtcatgagCCTCCTCTatgtcagtggatgggacatggaacaaactaaaaagtaaaaattacGCGTCAAatcaaagatgttttctgtcGGTTTAGATCCCATTCCTTTATTGCTTCTGCACAGAATCAAATGTGCAAGATATTTGCGTTCATTATCAGgatatttcagcttcatttctggatagtgtaAGGAAATGAAGTTGTGTTGTCCATCATCATTTTAAAGTATAAACCAATAGAAAAACAGGTGAACAATCCCTTAAAAGGCAACTCTTCTAAACTTTACATTTAACTACAGCTCCACCATCAGTCCATGAGATCATTTGTTGAATGCTGGATCACAGATTCAAAGATCTAAACTCTTTACTTtgaataaacacacagaggaaagtgagagatgaaatgaatgaattacTTAATCAACCTTGAGCTGCAGGATGATCTCCAGCTGGGAGAAGCAGTCGCTGGGCGTAGCGTCTGggtcttttcctctctcctgaGGCGACATCTTAAACATCAGCTTCAGCCACTTCTCCATCTTCTTTAACAGCAGACTGTTAACAGCAGTTATCACATTAGACTGAGGTAATTAAAGTCAtgattgtgtgcatgtgttggtgTGTCACAGATGTAGCCACCTGTTGAGGTTGTTGGGCTGGGGCAGAGTTTGGGAGAAGCGGACCTCCCCTGTGAGGGCCTCATAGACAGCAATATCATTATCCTCCTTTAGCGTCAGTTTGTTGTACCTGAAATGACACAGATGGGTTATATGACAGAAAAGCTCTAAAAATGAGGCCTGGAGTTGCTTATGTAACCCAGAGTATTTTCCTCCATGCAACCCAGACCCCTGTGGAGTTGTATATTTTTCTTCTATTATATTATAGAGGCACCAAGGCCAATGCAGTTGGCACAACCCACATATCCTGCAATTCTTTGCTTTGGCAACTCTTGCTTATGTTTGTATTCAATGTTAGTCATTGTGTGTCAAAATTCCTTCACGTAACAATAACACTCCTTTGGAATTAAGCTTATCATTACTTAACATTGAAAAATATCATTGTTCTGCTTCTTTTTACAAAACATAGACTATAATGACAGCGGTGCAAAAGCAAAAGAGGGAATATGAAATTTGAGATGTGTCAAATGGTGGAACTTTTGAAATGAGTCACTTTGAAACTAGTTTTGGAAAACATTACTTCATTTCCTTTCAGATTTTTTGAAAAAAGTGGTACTACCAGGGGAAGGGCTGCCAGGTCGGTAAGAAAGGACGATATCCAGTAATGCACTCAAACACCAAGGTCCCAAAGCTCCAGTAGTCCACAGTGACTGTGTACTGCTGCCTATCAATGAGCTCTGGAGCCTGAGACATGGGAAAGAAAAGCTCCAGGTAAAAGGTATTTCTGTCGAGAACACAGTCGGAAAATTAAGTGTAAAACATGTCCGACTCTTACCAAGTACTGCAGAGTTCCCACAAAGGATGTGCACAGGCTGCTCTGGTCCAGCTCTTTGGCATAGCCAAGATCTATAATCTTGTGGATCAACTGAAATTAGGGGAAAGTGTAAAGACAAAACAGAATCAACGTCTGTGTGTTGGATTTGCTGTTGCTCTTGTAGGCCAGACAAAAAGAAGTCTTCAGGCAAAACTATAAACTTAGTGCAGATAAAGTTTGATTGGTTACATTTCTATAAACTATAAACACAGCACTGTGCATAAACATGGATATATGACCTTTTTAATACGTCTAGCCTCAGTTCtagtacatttttcatttccctGTGTCCTGTTACAGGCTGGAGGCTGACATGATTTATTACATAACAAAATAGAAGGGGGCCCCACGGAGGAAGATAAGGACAATGCAGCCTCGTAACTGCAAGCATAAGTTAAGAGATTCAGTTTTCCACAGTAAATATTCAGCGCAGCAACATTTTGCTCAACTTGTGAGTGTTAACATGTGGATGTGAGAGAAACAAGTCCCCTGCACTTATTCCACTTAAGCCACATAGAGGCAAATAAGCCTTTATATGACCTCTTTGTTGTGGTTTGGGTGTAGTTGTCATAAGAAGATGGTTCACAGGGTCTTTAActcactctcttctctccctgctgcagcacaatgttttcTGGCTTCAGATCTCTGTGGATGATCCTTTTATTGTGGAGGTAGGTCAGAGCCGAAGCTGCGGGAGAGCAGGGGGAAGAGACGAGAGTGGAAAGGAAAAGACGAAGGCAGAGTTAGTGTTGCCTGCATTCCACTTACATACACTTCAATTAATAGAAGAAGTAAACTGTAACATGGACCGAAAAATTACAACATTAAGAAAAACTGATATAAAGGACATACATTGTAGTACAGCAACGCCAAAGATATGTTTGAGGTTATTTATAAACAGCATCGCAAATACATAGTCCCCTTATTTAGAAGATAATAGGTAATAGTtatgtttcaccccatttttctAGCATCGAAaactaaatatgaatatttgaacaAAGTTGGGTGTGATAAGAACCACTTAAACCGACAAGCCGTCTGTACCCTGACATTTACTTTGTTcttgtcccatctactaacaaggaggaggctaggtttatgacctatactgcagctagccaccagagggcgatccaGATGTTATCTCTTCTTGGAATGTTGCCCATCTTTATATAACTTCTATGGTCTAACTGCTCACTGTACTGCGGTGATGTAAATAGGCATTCCACTCATAAGAGGATAAGACTTGTGTGTATACACATACCTAAGTCTTTAGTCTAGTGAAACCTAAGTTAAAGGCTAATGGGCTTTGTCTGAATTCATGCAGTAGTGCCACCTCACTTGCGTCAAAGAGTGACTCGTGTGTGTGCTGGCAATGACAGATCAATGAAGCGGAACTCGTCACCTTAGGGCAGCTAAATGTATGGGCGTGTaactgtgtgtatgagtgtgtgagctTTTGGGTGTGGAAGGGCAGTTAAAGGGGATCACTCATTATCAGGAAACGTCCACTAGTGGGTAACAGGAAAaggtggttctgtgtgtgtgtgtgtgtgtgtgcacatctcaCTGTACTCTCCACTCTAAACATGTGTGAACGCTACCACATGTGTCCTCTCTACAACCTGTTTATACAGCATGTAATATACAATGTGTTGTTGATGAGAGCGCTCGTACTTGAGTGTCCGATCGTTGACGCAAACCTGCGAGCGCCTGAGCAGATGCGGCGGCGTGACTAAGAGGCTGGTGGTTAATGGTCATTGGTGACATCATAATAGTGTGACGACCATGATGACCATACTACAGGAAACTAATCACACTGCCAGCTTAATAAATCAATCTCTCACTCTAACACATGCACAACGTTAAAGATCTAATAAGCTGATACTCACAGATGTCGCGTAACAGAATCAGAACAGAGCCCTCCCTCATTCCACAGCAGTTCTCCGGGAGGTTCAGATACTGCAgggagcacaaacacagacacttgATACTTGTATAATATAAATCCCGGGAGGAAAACGCTAAAAGCAGGTGATGTCTTAGCAAAGGGAGCATtgatctgtctttttttttaagtgtccgGCAAATTTCTGACCTTTTATTTGGCGGTAAAACAGCTATTTTCTTGATTTATAAGAGTTGTCAGGAAAAcggctttttttccctccatacGATAATTTTCTTACGATattctatatttaaaaacatatttccgCTGCTGGAAACTTGTGACAGTCCTTACAAAAACGGATGGTGCTGTTTTCCAATCTGCCCCCAAATTGTCCGCTTATGTTTTGACCATCCGGGATGCTTTGAAATTTTTATGACACTGTGGTTTGTAATGGTTGGCtttttcctcttctgctggCAGCTTGGCCCCAACAACGCCTCAggctgcacactcacacagtttgTTTAAACCTGCTCTAGATTTCTTTCTCGAGAATGAACAGCAAGCAATCGCCCGAGTTtcttaaattcaataaaatacaaaacattataAGCAATagtgatatttatgttttttagtTGTGATGTAGCTGAATTTAtttcttctcagaaaaacattttttttatttacattttaacaaaaatttgagagtaaaataaataaattgaagaTTGTACCGATGTGTTTGGTGATGTGGTTTGTCCCAGACTTTTACCTTTCTCAGATCTCCTCCCTGGCAGTACTCCATGGCCAGCAGGGGCAGGTCATTGCCGGACACCAGCTCCTGCATTCCCTCAGGAACCTCTCTGGCTGCAACAACGTTAACATTATCCAACCTGAGAGAGACGAGACGAGCGGACTTCATTCAACCAGTATGAACAGTTTCTCATCTTGTTATTcacaagaaaagagaggaaatgaaagaagaCACAGACAGTATGTTGCTCTTCATTTGACCGCTTTTGAATCGACTTTGATAAATCAACAAAATCCATCAAATTTCATGGTGAATAGCTCCCAGATGCACACCCcagaaccacccccccccccccccccccccgtcatctGACCTGCTGTataactttgtgtgttttccaatTTCGTGCTTCTACATAACTGATTGAGGCAATGTTTTTCTGATCATCTCTCAGCAACACCCACGTTTAAGCAAAACAGAGACATTTAAAGATAGCAAAGTAAAACTGATTCCAGATCCAACGGGGGAAAACTGTTTTCCACTGAAAGCATAAAATTAGAACACGTGTGATCAGTGCATTGCAACAGCTTCAATCTTCACTAGAATAATGAGTCATCAGTCGTTAAAACGTTTAGCTATATGGCCATCAACCAAGTCCACACAAGATTAGAAGTGGAACAGTCAGTTTGTGAAATGATCCTTTCTGAGTGCTGTACATGTGATCTCATGTGAAAAATATTCCTCTTATCTTAATTCTGCTTCTCTGAAgattcataaaaacattttggaGAGTGGATAGAGTCACAGTTCAGGAGAGGGGGATAACTGTGAACCTGCTTGAGGTCGTGGGATAaataaattgtttttctttcttggttTTAGGCTTAAACATTTAGCAGACGCAATTCACTCTCTATAAACACGTCACAACTCAAAAACACTGCGAGAGGGATGTGTTTTTAAGTGTATGTGCATGTTACCATCTTTTCTTAAGTAGCAGTAATAATATAATGGTGGGTTGCCATGTATGTGTCCCCTGCCCTGTGGTTCTTCCACGAGTCGAGCGTGGGTGCACGTGAAAGTTGCGGTTGTGTCAGTCTGAAAACAACACACTTGTTAAATTGGGATTAGAAAAGCCGTGGGTTTAACCTCATTGTTGCACCAACAAatgatacaaaaacaaatattacatttcacagaCAATAAAAAACCCCGCATGAGCAACAATTCAACTCAAGTGACCCAACACCAAAAATGAAAGTGCTAATGGACGTCACAGACGTGTgtggaaataaaacacacaccaaaCCAGAACAAAATGAGGAGGCGGCTCATTAG
The genomic region above belongs to Pleuronectes platessa chromosome 4, fPlePla1.1, whole genome shotgun sequence and contains:
- the ikbkb gene encoding inhibitor of nuclear factor kappa-B kinase subunit beta, which encodes MNRVPLQQQSCGSWELKGRLGTGGFGNVTRWQNKDTEEQIALKQCRQELSERNKERWCLEIQIMKRLDNVNVVAAREVPEGMQELVSGNDLPLLAMEYCQGGDLRKYLNLPENCCGMREGSVLILLRDISSALTYLHNKRIIHRDLKPENIVLQQGEKRLIHKIIDLGYAKELDQSSLCTSFVGTLQYLAPELIDRQQYTVTVDYWSFGTLVFECITGYRPFLPTWQPFPWYNKLTLKEDNDIAVYEALTGEVRFSQTLPQPNNLNSLLLKKMEKWLKLMFKMSPQERGKDPDATPSDCFSQLEIILQLKLVHVLNMMSAKILVYSVSDDETVADLQLRIKEDTDIPAANQELLLEAGLVLEPNGLATQCAVDYKEIDGRRTDLPLVFLFDRSSCSYEPQFTPRTLPENIRFCQSNPMHPLAYSPLRRTCGQAWQTISSLKEDWQRLQQGQKAAIMSLLRHNSFLSKQKNEMVSLHQRLMAKLDFFSTSLHIDMDKYQEQTATGIASEKLLCVWREMEQTAAGCGQANVSELEEEMMQLQQDIVDVQRQPWRSGEALETLEGKAMDMFRKLREKPRDQRCPGDSHDVVRLVDQAVQFYQKKLRDFYTHLSKTAVCRQRVMELLPKVEGVVQQMAESEQVLMSLQEKRQRELWNLLKVACSKVRSPVSGSPDGLRTPSSVPPLLTPKQSLQQLDESLVEQSRTFESRLQSLLHDTMQETENSMEMLSEWTWLSGGQGFSSDLA